GGGGAGAGAAAGGCGCATCGCTTTTGGCTATCGCCTTGATGCCATCCAATACTTGTTGCATCGCAGGTGTGATAGTCTCGAAGAGATAAAAAGACTTGTCCGACAGGAGCAACCGACCGATATAGGTTTCGTGAGCCGTATCCATTTGCTCTATCCAATCCTTGTTGAAAGTCAATGTGATGTTTTCATACTGCCGTTTAGGCGCGAAAGTCCATTCCGTAGGGATATTGCTCGAAGGCATAAAGATACCGTCAAGTGTATCCACCCCAACCGTTTTCGTGCTTGTACCGATAATCTGCTCGTGTTTATGCTCGTTGATATAAAACATCACGGGAATCCATTTCGAGTTTTCCACCGAGCGACGCACCATTGTCATCGGTTCGTATGCCATAAAACTGATGTAGGTCAATGTGAGCCACGGCAACGGGTAGTATTGCTTGAAAAAGCCGCTGCCCACCGAAGGCGGAATGGTAAAACCGTTATCCGTTACCGATGTGCCAAATTGCTCGGCAACCATCTCCATCCAATCTTCAGGCTTATTGATTGCACAAAATTCTATGATCATATCATTATACCTTTCT
This Alistipes shahii WAL 8301 DNA region includes the following protein-coding sequences:
- a CDS encoding helix-turn-helix domain-containing protein, whose protein sequence is MIIEFCAINKPEDWMEMVAEQFGTSVTDNGFTIPPSVGSGFFKQYYPLPWLTLTYISFMAYEPMTMVRRSVENSKWIPVMFYINEHKHEQIIGTSTKTVGVDTLDGIFMPSSNIPTEWTFAPKRQYENITLTFNKDWIEQMDTAHETYIGRLLLSDKSFYLFETITPAMQQVLDGIKAIAKSDAPFSPLHLHGKAIELLTIFLEKLEKRSEVKSLSNLNLNDVEAVFRVRRRILQSLNNVPSIPELAREAAMSSSKLQKCFKQVIGKAIAEYALSEKMEWAKRLLSTRLYSVSEVGYKIGYANLSHFTEAFRKYHRIKPKQYLDSL